One Streptomyces sp. NBC_00554 DNA segment encodes these proteins:
- a CDS encoding GTP-binding protein — protein sequence MLNLGILAHVDAGKTSLTERLLHAVGVIDEIGSVDDGSTQTDSLALERQRGITIKSAVVSFAIDDVTVNLIDTPGHPDFIAEVERVLSVLDGAVLVVSAVEGVQAQTRVLMRTLQRLRIPTLVFVNKIDRGGAQYERVLEKISARLTPAIVPMGAVGERGTRDAHFTPFDDARLRAPLLDLLAEHDDELLAAYVEGRVSDGRLRAALGRQTGQALVHPVYFGSATTGAGIAELMGGIKELLPSGEGDADGPVSGTVFKVERGPAGEKIAYARMFSGTLRTRDRLNFRDGEEGKVTAISVFDGGSAVRETSVAAGRIGKLWGLGDIRIGDPLGLPRKSSSDELHFSPPTLETVVTPCRPGDKGALHLALTQLAEQDPLIDLRQDEVRKETSVSLYGEVQKEVIQATLADEFGIDVLFRETTPLCIERPAGTGRAVEFNGKDPNPFLATVGLRIDPGPLDSGVEFRLEVELGAMPYAFFKAVEDTVKETLAQGIHGWQVTDCTVTMTHSGYSPRQSHAHQGFDKSMSSTGADFRGLTPLVVMSALREAGTRVYEPMHRFRLEAPADTLGAVLPVLAKQRAVPQSTQTHGATSVLEGRIPVAQVHQLEQQLPGLTRGEGELECVFDHYAPVVRGTVADRPRTDLNPLDRKEYLLNVTRRV from the coding sequence ATGCTCAACTTGGGAATTCTGGCGCACGTAGACGCCGGTAAGACAAGCCTCACCGAGCGGCTGCTGCACGCCGTCGGGGTCATCGACGAGATCGGCAGCGTCGACGACGGATCCACCCAGACCGATTCCCTCGCGCTGGAACGGCAGCGAGGCATCACGATCAAATCCGCCGTCGTCTCCTTCGCGATCGACGACGTCACGGTCAATCTGATCGACACACCCGGTCACCCGGACTTCATCGCCGAGGTGGAGCGGGTGCTGAGCGTGCTCGACGGCGCCGTGCTCGTCGTCTCGGCCGTGGAGGGCGTACAGGCGCAGACCCGTGTGCTGATGCGGACGCTCCAGCGGCTGCGGATTCCGACGCTCGTCTTCGTGAACAAGATCGACCGGGGTGGTGCGCAGTACGAGCGCGTGCTGGAGAAGATCTCCGCGCGGCTCACCCCCGCGATCGTCCCGATGGGCGCGGTCGGTGAACGGGGGACGAGGGACGCCCACTTCACCCCCTTCGACGACGCCCGGCTGAGGGCGCCGCTGCTCGACCTGCTCGCCGAGCACGACGACGAGCTGCTGGCCGCGTATGTCGAGGGTCGTGTCTCGGACGGCCGGCTCCGCGCCGCACTCGGCCGGCAGACCGGGCAGGCCCTGGTGCACCCGGTGTACTTCGGCTCGGCGACGACGGGCGCGGGTATCGCGGAACTGATGGGCGGGATCAAGGAGTTGCTGCCCTCCGGTGAGGGCGATGCGGACGGCCCGGTGTCGGGGACCGTCTTCAAGGTCGAGCGTGGTCCCGCGGGGGAGAAGATCGCGTATGCGCGGATGTTCTCCGGGACCCTGCGGACGCGTGACCGGCTGAACTTCCGCGACGGCGAGGAGGGGAAGGTCACCGCGATCAGCGTCTTCGACGGCGGCTCGGCCGTCCGTGAGACCTCCGTGGCCGCGGGGCGGATCGGCAAGCTCTGGGGCCTCGGAGACATCCGGATCGGCGACCCCCTCGGCCTGCCGCGGAAATCGTCGTCGGACGAGCTCCATTTCTCACCGCCCACCCTCGAAACGGTCGTGACCCCCTGCCGTCCGGGCGACAAAGGGGCCCTGCACCTCGCGCTCACCCAACTCGCCGAGCAGGACCCGCTGATCGATCTGCGCCAGGACGAGGTACGTAAGGAAACCTCCGTATCGCTCTACGGTGAGGTCCAGAAGGAGGTCATTCAGGCAACCCTTGCCGATGAATTCGGCATTGACGTCCTGTTCCGCGAGACGACACCTCTGTGCATCGAAAGGCCGGCCGGTACGGGTAGGGCCGTCGAGTTCAACGGCAAGGACCCCAATCCCTTTCTCGCGACCGTCGGACTGCGCATCGATCCGGGGCCTCTCGATTCGGGTGTGGAATTCCGCCTTGAGGTCGAACTCGGGGCGATGCCGTACGCGTTCTTCAAGGCGGTCGAGGACACCGTCAAGGAGACGCTGGCGCAGGGAATCCACGGATGGCAGGTCACCGACTGCACGGTCACCATGACGCATTCCGGCTACTCGCCAAGGCAGAGCCACGCCCACCAGGGCTTCGACAAGAGCATGTCCAGCACGGGCGCCGACTTCCGCGGGCTGACACCGCTCGTGGTGATGAGCGCCCTCCGGGAGGCGGGCACGCGGGTGTACGAGCCGATGCACCGCTTCCGCCTGGAGGCCCCGGCGGACACGCTGGGCGCGGTGCTGCCCGTGCTCGCGAAACAGCGCGCCGTTCCGCAGAGCACCCAGACGCACGGCGCGACGAGTGTGCTGGAGGGCCGGATCCCGGTCGCGCAGGTGCATCAACTGGAGCAGCAGCTACCGGGGTTGACGCGTGGCGAAGGCGAGCTGGAGTGCGTCTTCGACCACTACGCGCCGGTCGTTCGCGGCACGGTCGCGGACCGTCCGAGGACCGATCTCAACCCGCTCGACCGGAAGGAGTACCTGCTTAACGTGACGCGCCGGGTCTGA
- a CDS encoding (2Fe-2S)-binding protein: protein MTRISVKVDGTTYEDEVEPRLLLIHYLRDRLGLTGTPIGCDTSNCGACTVDLDGVTVKSCSVLAVQADGGEVTTVQGLARDGEWHPLQKAFHERHALQCGYCTPGMIMAARDLLRENPEPGAKDVREALEGNLCRCTGYQNIVRAVLAASGQEVST, encoded by the coding sequence ATGACCCGTATCTCGGTGAAGGTGGACGGCACGACGTACGAGGACGAGGTGGAACCCCGTCTCCTGCTGATCCACTATCTGCGTGACCGGCTGGGTCTGACCGGCACCCCGATCGGCTGCGACACCTCCAACTGCGGGGCGTGCACGGTCGACCTGGACGGGGTGACCGTCAAGAGCTGCTCGGTGCTCGCCGTCCAGGCGGACGGGGGCGAAGTGACGACGGTCCAGGGGCTGGCCCGCGACGGCGAGTGGCATCCGCTGCAGAAGGCGTTCCACGAGCGGCACGCGCTCCAGTGCGGCTACTGCACGCCCGGGATGATCATGGCGGCCCGCGATCTGCTCCGCGAGAACCCGGAGCCGGGTGCGAAGGACGTGCGGGAGGCCCTGGAGGGCAACCTCTGCCGGTGCACCGGCTACCAGAACATCGTGCGCGCGGTCCTCGCCGCCTCCGGACAGGAGGTCTCGACATGA
- a CDS encoding xanthine dehydrogenase family protein molybdopterin-binding subunit — protein sequence MSGTTEREVGRSRPRKEDARLVTGQTNWTDNISVNGLLHLAILRSPMAHARIDRIDVAPAREQPGVVAAFSGADLAEGLGSLPCAWPVTEDIVHPDHPPIAVDEVRYAGDPVAVVVARDRYAAADALEFIEVDYAPLPPVLDLEAALAEDAPLVHADKGTNRCYDWPLATGEDYATVRQRADVVLRRRYVQQRLIPNAMEPRAVVVTPLAASGEYTVYSSTQIPHILRIMLSVVTGVPEHKLRVIAPDVGGGFGSKLQVYGEEALALAVARRLGRPVKWTESRSEGYLATHHGRGMIQDIEIAATREGKLLGLKVDLLADMGAYLMLVTPGIPILGAFMYPGIYKMDAYDLTITGVFTTKTPTDAYRGAGRPEATYAIERIMDELAVELSLDPVELRRRNWIGHEEFPYTSIAGLTYDSGNYEAATDKALALFGYDELRAEQQKRNERGDVVRLGIGVSTYTEMCGLAPSRVLRDLRYSAGGWEAASIRMLPTGKVEVVTGTSPHGQGHVTCWSQIAADVLGVPFEDIEVLHGDTKTAPQGMDTYGSRSLVVGGAAVHHAGQKVVEKARKVAAHLLEANEHDLEFTRGVFSVKGSPDARKTIQEIAFETFSSHDLPDGMEPTINAEHLVDPENFSYPHGTHLCAVEIDTETGRTTIRSYVCVDDVGRVINPMIVEGQVHGGVAQGIAQALYEEAVYDDDGNLVSGTMADYLVPSAADLPEFVTGRTETPATSNPLGSKGVGEAGTIASTPAVVNAIVDALRPLGVTEVAMPCTPQRVWQAIEEASA from the coding sequence ATGAGTGGGACAACGGAGCGGGAGGTCGGGCGTTCCCGGCCCCGCAAGGAGGACGCGCGGCTCGTCACCGGCCAGACCAACTGGACGGACAACATCAGCGTCAACGGCCTGCTGCATCTGGCGATCCTGCGCAGCCCCATGGCGCACGCCCGCATCGACCGGATCGACGTCGCTCCGGCACGTGAACAGCCCGGCGTGGTGGCCGCGTTCAGCGGCGCCGATCTCGCCGAGGGCCTCGGCTCGCTGCCGTGCGCCTGGCCGGTCACCGAGGACATCGTCCACCCCGACCACCCGCCGATCGCGGTCGACGAGGTCCGCTACGCGGGCGACCCGGTGGCCGTCGTCGTGGCCCGCGACCGGTACGCGGCCGCCGACGCCCTGGAGTTCATCGAGGTCGACTACGCGCCCCTGCCCCCGGTCCTCGATCTGGAGGCCGCCCTCGCCGAGGACGCCCCGCTGGTCCACGCCGACAAGGGCACCAACCGCTGCTACGACTGGCCGCTCGCCACTGGCGAGGACTACGCGACCGTCCGGCAGCGCGCCGACGTCGTGCTGCGCAGGCGCTACGTCCAGCAGCGGCTCATTCCCAACGCCATGGAGCCGCGCGCCGTCGTCGTCACCCCGCTCGCAGCCTCCGGCGAGTACACCGTCTACTCCTCCACCCAGATCCCGCACATCCTGCGGATCATGTTGTCCGTCGTCACGGGCGTCCCCGAGCACAAGCTGCGCGTAATCGCCCCCGACGTGGGCGGCGGCTTCGGCTCCAAGCTCCAGGTGTACGGCGAGGAAGCGCTCGCCCTCGCCGTCGCGCGCCGGCTGGGACGGCCGGTGAAGTGGACCGAGTCGCGTTCCGAGGGCTATCTCGCGACCCACCACGGCCGCGGCATGATCCAGGACATCGAGATCGCCGCCACCCGCGAGGGCAAGCTGCTCGGCCTCAAGGTCGATCTCCTCGCCGACATGGGCGCGTATCTGATGCTCGTCACGCCGGGCATCCCGATCCTGGGCGCCTTCATGTACCCGGGCATCTACAAGATGGACGCATACGACCTCACCATCACCGGCGTGTTCACGACCAAGACGCCCACGGACGCCTATCGCGGCGCAGGGCGCCCCGAGGCGACGTACGCCATCGAACGGATCATGGACGAGCTGGCCGTCGAACTCAGCCTGGATCCAGTCGAGTTGAGGCGCCGCAACTGGATCGGCCACGAGGAGTTCCCGTACACCTCCATCGCGGGCCTGACGTACGACAGCGGCAACTACGAAGCCGCCACGGACAAGGCGCTCGCGCTCTTCGGATACGACGAGCTGCGGGCGGAGCAGCAGAAGCGGAACGAGCGCGGTGACGTCGTGCGCCTGGGCATCGGCGTGTCCACGTACACCGAGATGTGCGGGCTGGCGCCGAGCCGGGTGCTGCGGGATCTGCGGTACTCCGCCGGGGGCTGGGAGGCGGCGAGCATCCGGATGCTGCCGACCGGCAAGGTCGAGGTGGTCACGGGCACCAGTCCGCACGGGCAGGGGCATGTGACCTGCTGGAGTCAGATCGCCGCCGATGTGCTGGGGGTGCCCTTCGAGGACATCGAGGTGCTGCACGGCGACACCAAGACGGCGCCGCAGGGCATGGACACCTACGGTTCGCGCTCGCTCGTCGTCGGTGGGGCCGCCGTGCACCACGCCGGTCAGAAGGTGGTGGAGAAGGCGCGGAAGGTGGCCGCGCATCTGCTCGAGGCCAACGAGCACGACCTCGAGTTCACCCGCGGCGTGTTCTCCGTGAAGGGCTCGCCCGACGCACGCAAGACCATTCAGGAGATCGCCTTCGAGACGTTCTCCTCGCACGACCTGCCCGACGGCATGGAACCCACCATCAACGCCGAGCACCTCGTCGATCCGGAGAACTTCTCCTACCCGCACGGCACCCACCTGTGCGCGGTGGAGATCGACACCGAGACCGGGCGGACGACCATCCGGTCGTACGTCTGTGTCGACGACGTCGGCCGGGTCATCAACCCGATGATCGTCGAGGGCCAGGTGCACGGCGGTGTCGCGCAGGGCATCGCGCAGGCCCTGTACGAGGAGGCCGTGTACGACGACGACGGCAACCTGGTATCCGGGACGATGGCCGACTATCTCGTGCCCTCGGCTGCCGACCTGCCCGAGTTCGTGACCGGCAGGACCGAGACGCCCGCCACGTCAAACCCCCTGGGATCAAAGGGAGTTGGCGAAGCGGGGACCATCGCCTCGACGCCCGCCGTGGTCAACGCGATCGTGGACGCGCTGCGCCCACTGGGCGTGACCGAGGTGGCGATGCCCTGTACGCCGCAGCGGGTGTGGCAAGCGATCGAGGAGGCGTCGGCATGA
- a CDS encoding xanthine dehydrogenase family protein subunit M, translating to MIPPAFEYARPTSVDEAVRTLADAGEDAKVLAGGQSLLPLLRLRLTFPELVVDVGRIPELRGVRQGEGTLIIGAMTSHHDVIRDPLVRRHAGLLAAATATVADPAIRHRGTLGGALSHADPAGDLPAVILALDATLIAEGPAGRRAIPAREFFVDYLQSALRPDELLVEVEIPTTDDWGFHYEKFQRVAQAWAVVGVAALVRRENGQIAESRIGLTNMGSTPLRAGATEDALVGASVEGAVRRAAEVAADGTHPTSDPSASPEYRAHLARVLTRRAVLAAME from the coding sequence ATGATTCCCCCGGCATTCGAGTACGCGAGGCCCACGAGCGTCGACGAGGCTGTGCGCACGCTCGCGGACGCGGGCGAGGACGCAAAGGTGCTCGCCGGCGGGCAGAGCCTGCTGCCGCTGCTCCGGCTGCGGCTCACCTTCCCGGAACTCGTCGTCGACGTCGGCCGGATCCCGGAGCTGCGCGGGGTCCGCCAGGGTGAGGGCACGCTGATCATCGGCGCGATGACCTCGCACCACGACGTCATCCGAGACCCGCTGGTGCGCCGGCACGCGGGACTGCTCGCCGCGGCCACAGCAACGGTCGCCGATCCAGCCATACGCCATCGCGGCACCCTCGGGGGTGCGCTCTCGCACGCCGATCCGGCCGGTGACCTGCCCGCCGTGATCCTCGCGCTCGACGCGACGCTGATCGCGGAGGGGCCGGCGGGGCGGCGGGCCATCCCGGCCCGCGAGTTCTTCGTCGACTACCTGCAGTCCGCGCTGCGGCCGGACGAACTGCTGGTGGAGGTGGAGATCCCGACGACCGACGACTGGGGCTTCCACTACGAGAAGTTCCAGCGGGTCGCGCAGGCCTGGGCGGTGGTCGGCGTGGCGGCGCTGGTACGGCGCGAGAACGGGCAGATCGCCGAGTCGCGGATCGGGCTGACGAACATGGGCTCGACACCGCTGCGGGCCGGCGCGACCGAGGACGCGCTGGTCGGCGCCTCCGTGGAGGGCGCGGTCCGGCGGGCCGCCGAGGTGGCGGCGGACGGCACGCATCCCACGTCCGATCCGTCGGCCTCGCCCGAGTACCGCGCACACCTCGCCCGGGTGCTCACGCGGCGCGCGGTGCTTGCCGCCATGGAGTAG
- a CDS encoding AAA family ATPase translates to MHEVSGPDEVRARLEKTGYLVDDGLAVACFLALRLHRPIFCEGDAGVGKTALASALAEATGAPLIRLQCHEGIDASQALYDWDFPRQLLHLRAAEAAGVTDADRLEGELYDRRFLIARPLLQALETQPSVLLVDEVDRADDEFEAFLLELLSEYAVTIPELGTLRAESPPVVVLTSNRTREVHDALKRRCLYHWFDHPGFDRELAIVRRRLPGVTARLTEQVTALVQALRSEDLLKPPGVAETIDWAEALDALGATEVDAELAVTTLGSVLKYREDVERARGLDLSAILAARGA, encoded by the coding sequence ATGCACGAGGTGAGCGGGCCGGACGAGGTGCGAGCCCGGCTGGAGAAGACCGGGTATCTCGTCGACGACGGGCTGGCCGTGGCCTGCTTCCTGGCGCTGCGGCTGCACCGGCCGATCTTCTGCGAGGGCGACGCGGGCGTGGGCAAGACCGCGCTCGCCTCGGCCCTCGCGGAGGCGACCGGTGCCCCGCTGATCCGGCTTCAGTGCCACGAGGGGATCGACGCGTCCCAGGCGCTGTACGACTGGGACTTCCCGCGTCAGCTCCTCCATCTGCGGGCCGCCGAGGCGGCGGGCGTCACGGATGCCGACCGGCTCGAAGGGGAGCTGTACGACCGGCGGTTCCTCATCGCACGGCCTCTCCTCCAGGCCCTCGAGACCCAGCCGTCGGTGCTGCTCGTCGACGAAGTCGACCGCGCGGACGACGAGTTCGAGGCCTTTCTCCTTGAGCTGCTGTCGGAGTACGCGGTCACCATCCCCGAACTGGGCACGCTGCGCGCCGAGTCGCCGCCGGTCGTGGTGCTCACCTCGAACCGCACCCGCGAGGTGCACGACGCGCTGAAACGCCGGTGCCTCTACCACTGGTTCGACCATCCCGGCTTCGACCGTGAACTCGCCATCGTGAGAAGGAGGTTGCCGGGTGTGACCGCCCGGCTGACCGAGCAGGTGACCGCGCTGGTCCAGGCCCTGCGGTCCGAGGATCTCCTCAAGCCGCCCGGGGTGGCCGAAACCATCGACTGGGCCGAGGCCCTGGACGCTCTGGGCGCGACCGAGGTGGACGCCGAGCTGGCGGTGACGACGCTGGGCTCGGTGCTGAAGTACCGGGAGGACGTGGAGCGGGCGCGCGGACTCGATCTGTCGGCGATCCTCGCGGCGCGAGGGGCGTGA
- a CDS encoding VWA domain-containing protein has translation MRGVAHPQSVDASAVLVGFARALRAAGVEVGPDRVQAFLASLGVLDPGVRSDVYWAGRLTLCGSRDDLERYERVFAGYFDARADAAPARFAPAPRLRMAVRDAGPAPREATRAEDAMPTPALASSTDVLRHRDLAGLTAAEREQLRRLLAAFTLRGEVRRTARRHPARRGSVDPRRTVRELLRRGGEPARLLRHERAERPRRVVLLVDVSGSMAAYADALLRFAHAATHGTARTEVFTIGTRLTRVTRELAHRDPDTAMAALAAAVPDWRGGTRLGEMLRGFLDRWGQRGMARGAVVVLLSDGWERGDPALLAGQMRRLHRLAHRVIWANPRKARPGYAPLAAGMAAALPSVDAFVEGHSLAALERLAAVVRGADP, from the coding sequence GTGAGGGGCGTGGCGCACCCGCAGTCGGTCGACGCGTCCGCCGTCCTCGTCGGGTTCGCTCGCGCGTTGCGCGCGGCGGGTGTCGAGGTGGGCCCCGACCGTGTGCAGGCCTTTCTCGCCTCCCTCGGCGTCCTCGATCCCGGTGTGCGTTCCGACGTGTACTGGGCCGGGCGCCTCACCCTCTGTGGGAGCCGGGACGATCTGGAGCGCTACGAGCGGGTCTTCGCGGGGTACTTCGACGCGAGGGCCGACGCGGCGCCGGCCCGGTTCGCTCCCGCGCCCCGGCTGCGGATGGCCGTACGCGATGCCGGTCCCGCTCCCCGGGAGGCGACGCGGGCCGAGGACGCCATGCCGACACCCGCGCTGGCCAGCTCCACGGACGTACTGCGGCACCGCGACCTCGCCGGGCTGACCGCCGCCGAGCGGGAGCAACTACGGCGGCTGCTGGCCGCGTTCACGCTGCGCGGCGAGGTGCGGCGCACCGCACGGCGGCATCCGGCCCGGCGCGGGAGCGTCGATCCGCGGCGCACCGTACGGGAGTTGCTCAGGCGCGGTGGTGAACCGGCGCGGCTGCTACGGCACGAACGGGCCGAGCGTCCGCGCCGAGTCGTGCTGCTCGTGGATGTGAGCGGCTCGATGGCGGCGTACGCCGACGCACTGCTGCGCTTCGCGCACGCGGCGACACACGGCACCGCCCGTACGGAGGTGTTCACCATCGGCACACGGCTGACCCGGGTGACACGCGAGCTCGCGCACCGTGATCCCGACACGGCGATGGCGGCGCTCGCGGCGGCGGTCCCGGACTGGCGCGGCGGCACCCGGCTCGGTGAGATGCTGCGCGGGTTCCTCGACCGGTGGGGGCAGCGGGGCATGGCGCGCGGCGCGGTCGTGGTGCTGCTGTCGGACGGCTGGGAGCGTGGCGATCCTGCCCTGCTCGCGGGGCAGATGCGACGCTTGCACCGGCTCGCGCACCGGGTGATCTGGGCCAATCCGCGCAAGGCCCGGCCCGGTTACGCACCTCTGGCCGCCGGGATGGCGGCGGCGTTGCCGAGCGTGGACGCGTTCGTCGAGGGGCACAGCCTGGCCGCGCTGGAGCGTCTGGCGGCGGTGGTGAGAGGAGCGGATCCTTGA
- a CDS encoding XdhC family protein — translation MREILPALNRWYAAGSPFGLATVVAASRSTPRDPGAAMGVGPGDEAVGSVSGGCVEGAVFELAQEVVESGEARLETFGYSDEDAFAVGLTCGGEITLLVRRVSREDDPTFGAVAESVAAGRPVTVATVIDGPAPRGATLAVWPDEVSGSLGSTGLDVAVTADARGELAQGATGQRHYGPHGERREDDVTVFLHSFAPPPRMLVFGAIDYAAAVARIGDFLGYRVTVCDARPVFATPKRFPAGVEVVVDWPHRYLKGTITDDRTVICILTHDPKFDVPLLEEALRRPAAYIGAMGSRRTHDDRMKRLVDAGFGESELSRLRSPVGLDLGARTPEEVAVSVAAEIVALRWGGSGAPLTATGGAIHPGRWATT, via the coding sequence ATGCGTGAGATCCTCCCGGCGCTGAACCGGTGGTATGCGGCGGGGTCCCCCTTCGGACTCGCCACAGTGGTCGCCGCCAGCCGTAGCACGCCGCGCGATCCGGGCGCGGCCATGGGTGTGGGCCCCGGCGACGAGGCCGTGGGCAGTGTGTCCGGCGGCTGTGTCGAAGGGGCGGTGTTCGAGCTGGCCCAGGAGGTGGTGGAGTCCGGCGAGGCACGTCTTGAGACCTTCGGGTACAGCGACGAGGACGCCTTCGCCGTGGGGCTCACCTGCGGCGGCGAGATCACACTGCTCGTCCGCCGGGTGTCGCGCGAGGACGATCCCACCTTCGGGGCGGTGGCCGAGTCGGTGGCCGCGGGCCGCCCGGTGACCGTGGCGACGGTGATCGACGGTCCGGCGCCGCGCGGGGCCACCCTCGCCGTGTGGCCGGACGAGGTGTCCGGCTCGCTCGGGTCGACCGGTCTGGACGTGGCCGTCACGGCCGACGCACGAGGGGAACTGGCCCAGGGCGCCACCGGGCAACGGCACTACGGCCCGCACGGCGAACGCCGCGAGGACGACGTCACCGTCTTCCTCCACTCCTTCGCGCCACCACCCCGCATGCTCGTCTTCGGCGCGATCGACTACGCCGCCGCGGTCGCCCGCATCGGCGACTTCCTCGGCTACCGGGTCACGGTGTGCGACGCCCGCCCCGTCTTCGCCACGCCGAAACGGTTCCCGGCGGGTGTGGAGGTCGTCGTCGACTGGCCGCACCGCTACCTGAAGGGCACGATCACGGACGACCGCACGGTGATCTGCATCCTCACCCACGACCCGAAGTTCGACGTGCCGCTCCTTGAGGAGGCACTGCGCCGCCCGGCCGCGTACATCGGGGCGATGGGCAGCCGGCGGACCCACGACGACCGGATGAAGCGGCTGGTGGACGCCGGGTTCGGCGAGAGCGAACTGTCCCGGCTGCGCTCGCCGGTCGGGCTCGACCTCGGGGCCCGCACACCCGAGGAGGTGGCGGTGTCCGTCGCCGCGGAGATCGTCGCCCTGCGGTGGGGCGGCAGCGGGGCTCCGCTCACGGCGACGGGCGGGGCGATTCATCCGGGGCGGTGGGCGACGACCTGA
- a CDS encoding metallophosphoesterase, producing the protein MRLLLMSDTHLPKRAREFPAPLLAELPLADIVIHAGDWVDIETLDLLESRSTRLIGVHGNNDGPALRARLPEVARAELGGLRFGVVHETGAAEGRERRCAVRFPDLDVLVFGHSHIPWDTTTDTGLRLLNPGSPTDRRRQPHCTYMTAQVTDGRLTDVHLHRLPPRT; encoded by the coding sequence GTGCGTCTGCTCCTGATGTCCGACACCCACCTTCCCAAGCGGGCGCGAGAGTTCCCCGCGCCACTTCTGGCCGAACTTCCGCTCGCCGACATCGTGATCCACGCCGGTGACTGGGTGGACATCGAGACCCTCGACCTTCTGGAGAGCCGGTCGACCAGGCTGATCGGCGTCCACGGCAACAACGACGGTCCGGCCCTGCGCGCCCGCCTCCCCGAGGTCGCCCGTGCCGAGCTGGGTGGCCTGCGCTTCGGAGTCGTCCATGAGACCGGCGCCGCCGAGGGGCGCGAGCGTCGCTGCGCGGTCCGCTTTCCCGACCTCGACGTCCTGGTCTTCGGCCACAGCCACATCCCCTGGGACACCACCACGGACACCGGCCTGCGGCTCCTCAACCCCGGCTCCCCGACCGACCGCCGCCGCCAGCCCCACTGCACGTACATGACGGCACAGGTGACGGACGGCCGGCTGACGGACGTACATCTCCACCGGTTGCCCCCGCGCACCTGA